One region of Phragmites australis chromosome 18, lpPhrAust1.1, whole genome shotgun sequence genomic DNA includes:
- the LOC133898967 gene encoding large ribosomal subunit protein uL30x-like: protein MAAEVAAKAAVVPESVLRKRKREEQWAAEKKEKAVADREKALESRKLIFARAKQYAQEYDAQEKELVQLKREARLKGGFYVSPEAKLLFVIRIRGINAMHPKTRKILQLLRLRQIFNGVFLKVNKATINMLRRVEPYVAYGYPNLKSVRELIYKRGYGKLNKQRIPLSNNNVIEEGLGKHSIICIEDLVHEIITVGPHFKEANNFLWPFKLKAPLGGLKKKRNHYVEGGDAGNRENYINELIKRMN, encoded by the exons AtggcggcggaggtggcggcgaagGCGGCGGTGGTGCCGGAGTCGGTGCTGCGGAAGCGGAAGCGGGAGGAGCAGTGGGCggcggagaagaaggagaaggcggTCGCCGACAGGGAGAAGGCGCTCGAGAGCCGCAAGCTCATCTTCGCCCGCGCCAAGCAGTACGCCCAGGAGTACGACGCCCAG GAGAAGGAGCTTGTGCAGCTCAAGCGCGAGGCCCGGCTGAAGGGTGGGTTCTATGTGAGCCCCGAGGCCAAGCTTCTGTTTGTGATCCGCATCCGTGG TATCAACGCCATGCACCCCAAGACCAGGAAGATCTTGCAGCTCCTCCGTTTGAGGCAGATCTTCAATGGTGTCTTCCTCAAGGTTAACAAGGCAACCATTAACATGTTGCGCAGGGTTGAGCCGTATGTTGCTTATGG GTACCCAAACCTGAAGAGTGTAAGGGAATTGATCTACAAGAGGGGTTATGGGAAGCTGAACAAGCAGAGGATTCCTCTGAGCAACAACAATGTCATTGAGGAG GGCCTTGGGAAGCACAGCATCATCTGTATCGAGGATCTTGTCCATGAGATCATCACTGTTGGCCCACACTTCAAGGAGGCCAACAACTTCCTCTGGCCATTCAAGCTGAAGGCGCCGCTGGGTGGcctgaagaagaagaggaaccaCTACGTCGAGGGTGGTGATGCTGGCAACCGTGAGAATTACATCAACGAGCTCATCAAGAGGATGAATTAG
- the LOC133898507 gene encoding uncharacterized protein LOC133898507: protein MSIEMAIGRLKVVDSDEPQSLSGPITTGGKLLLTREQWAACQGDRKKGEPSSATGGRKRGKLRKARRDAQAGALGRAEGDARGGAQGGAAGKYKPARDDTCRNCGQLGHWAKDCGTTPLSRYSSG from the exons atgtcgatcgaGATGGCGATAGGTCGACTCAAGGTCGTCGACAGCGATGAGCCACAGTCTCTCTCGGGGCCCATCaccactggcgggaagctccttctcactcgggAGCAGTGGGCTGCCTGCCAAGGTGACCGGAAGAAGGGGGAGCCTTCTTCCGCGACAGGCGGCCGCAAGCGTGGCAAGCTGCGCAAGGCGCGCAGAGACGCCCAGGCCGGGGCGCTAGGACGTGCTGAGGGTGATGCCCGCGGAGGCGCCCAGGGCGGCGCCGCTGGCAAGTACAAGCCAGCACGAGACGACACCTGCCGCAACTGCGGCCagcttggccattgggccaaggact GTGGCACAACCCCTCTGTCTCGCTACTCGTCGGGATGA